In the genome of Roseimicrobium gellanilyticum, one region contains:
- a CDS encoding phospholipase D family protein, translating to MQPRRSFWSAELKRLLAPLIAALALVSCAGLPDTSGREQSFARKDTADTRLAHLARQFTAGHPGDTGVHALAKGPDALAARLALADLSGKSLDVQYYIWHSDASGVLLVTKLLQAADRGVKVRMLLDDLGTMASDEGLQVLESHPNIEVRLFNPVTLRSSRMLGALLDFQRANRRMHNKTFIADNQAAIVGGRNIGDEYFGAHGDMNFADLDVIAVGPVVHEVSRQFDAYWNSTSSIGIGAISTKRVTPEQLAARRTAFEDKHVQAQSSPALVAVARNPLVSRLKNGNLPFLPAHAWAVYDDPEKVTSAAGDRSTHLAPKLRSVIDGTQSTLFVVSPYFIPEKQGVELFRSLRSRGVRVIILTNSLASTDVAAVHAGYKRYRKSLLRSGVEIYELKPGAAPRAGGTGGSSPFRGSSRASLHAKTFTFDERTTFIGSMNLDPRSLRLNTEVGVLIDCPPLASELTRKSLQGLSRQAYKVQLEGDKLVWLSIEDGDEIRYTTEPETSAWQRMKVTLLGCLPIEGQL from the coding sequence ATGCAGCCCCGTCGCTCCTTTTGGTCCGCTGAACTGAAAAGGCTGCTCGCGCCCCTCATCGCGGCACTCGCTCTGGTATCATGCGCAGGTCTGCCTGACACTTCGGGCCGTGAGCAGTCTTTCGCGCGAAAAGACACTGCTGACACCAGGCTGGCTCATCTCGCCCGGCAATTCACCGCGGGTCATCCGGGCGACACCGGCGTGCATGCCCTGGCTAAAGGACCTGATGCCCTGGCTGCGCGGCTGGCCCTGGCGGACCTCTCGGGAAAAAGCCTGGATGTGCAGTACTACATCTGGCACAGCGATGCCTCCGGGGTCCTCCTGGTCACGAAACTGCTGCAAGCAGCTGACCGCGGCGTGAAGGTGCGCATGTTGCTGGACGACCTGGGCACCATGGCATCTGATGAGGGACTGCAGGTGCTGGAGAGCCATCCCAACATCGAAGTGCGACTCTTCAACCCCGTAACGCTGCGCTCCTCAAGGATGCTGGGGGCATTGCTCGACTTCCAGCGCGCCAACCGCCGGATGCACAACAAGACCTTCATCGCGGACAACCAGGCGGCAATCGTCGGCGGCAGAAACATCGGCGACGAATACTTCGGCGCCCACGGGGACATGAATTTCGCCGACCTCGATGTCATCGCGGTGGGACCGGTGGTGCATGAAGTATCTCGACAATTCGATGCCTACTGGAACAGCACGTCCTCCATCGGCATCGGTGCTATTTCTACCAAACGTGTGACACCGGAGCAACTCGCCGCACGCCGCACTGCATTCGAAGACAAACATGTGCAGGCCCAATCATCACCAGCTCTGGTCGCTGTAGCAAGGAACCCCTTGGTTTCACGGCTCAAGAACGGCAATCTGCCCTTCCTACCAGCACATGCCTGGGCTGTGTACGATGACCCTGAAAAGGTCACGTCCGCTGCCGGGGATCGCTCCACCCACCTCGCTCCGAAGCTTCGCTCAGTCATCGATGGGACGCAGAGCACGCTGTTTGTCGTGTCGCCCTACTTTATCCCTGAAAAGCAGGGTGTGGAACTCTTCCGCTCGCTCCGGTCTCGGGGAGTGCGTGTCATCATCCTCACGAATTCACTCGCCTCCACCGATGTGGCTGCCGTTCATGCGGGCTACAAGCGTTATCGCAAATCACTGCTGCGCTCCGGAGTCGAAATCTACGAGCTCAAGCCTGGCGCCGCTCCCCGTGCGGGCGGCACCGGGGGCTCCTCCCCATTTCGCGGCTCGAGCAGGGCCAGCCTGCACGCCAAGACCTTCACCTTTGATGAACGCACCACCTTCATCGGCTCCATGAATCTCGATCCGCGTTCGCTTCGATTGAATACCGAGGTCGGGGTTCTCATCGATTGTCCACCACTCGCCTCCGAACTCACACGAAAGAGCCTGCAAGGCCTCAGTCGGCAGGCGTACAAGGTGCAACTCGAGGGAGATAAACTCGTCTGGCTCTCCATCGAGGATGGGGATGAAATCCGCTACACCACCGAGCCAGAAACCAGCGCCTGGCAACGTATGAAAGTCACCCTGCTCGGTTGCCTGCCGATTGAGGGTCAGCTTTGA
- a CDS encoding potassium channel family protein: MLTNLLIAWCLMAFCVGIHSVGLTYLLRWLRKQPSFAKQHVWTAVWILVRVAGWTILLHLIEISLWALHYAWAGAMPDLTTAAYFSVVTYTTTGYGDLVLPQDWRLVGGVESLTGILMCGLSTGMFFAVFSEIFIQNRGNNSAAT, encoded by the coding sequence GATCGCCTGGTGCCTCATGGCCTTTTGTGTGGGAATACATTCGGTGGGCCTCACATATCTCCTCCGCTGGCTCCGCAAGCAGCCCTCCTTCGCGAAGCAGCACGTCTGGACTGCTGTCTGGATTCTCGTGCGCGTGGCAGGCTGGACCATCCTGCTGCACCTGATTGAGATCTCCCTCTGGGCGCTCCACTATGCCTGGGCGGGCGCCATGCCGGACCTCACCACCGCGGCCTACTTCAGTGTCGTGACCTACACCACCACCGGCTATGGCGATCTGGTACTACCCCAAGACTGGCGGCTGGTGGGCGGCGTGGAATCCCTCACCGGCATCCTGATGTGTGGCCTCTCCACCGGCATGTTCTTCGCCGTGTTCTCCGAGATCTTCATCCAAAACCGGGGGAACAATTCTGCTGCCACTTGA